The Polynucleobacter sp. TSB-Sco08W16 genome includes a region encoding these proteins:
- a CDS encoding monovalent cation:proton antiporter family protein, whose amino-acid sequence MPSVLQLTLILLASGVAGVVIFRYFGLPPILGYLAIGVLIGPNALGLANDSATVKYLAEFGVVFLMFSIGLEFNLHKLRSMRNIVFGLGGSQVLLTMLLAVPASLLMNWIYPISWQAAIALGGALAMSSTAIVTKLISDRSELETEHGRNVVGILLFQDLAVVFLLILLPSLGKNPKDLFVALTAASIKITIALGLIFFIGQSLMSRWFRLVAKLRSQELFMLNLLLIVLGMAALTEHFGLSLALGAFLAGMLISETPYRHQVEEDIKPFRDVLLGLFFVTIGMLLDFNVILGQWMLVLALLLGPLIFKFGLIAILSRLFGSSPGISIRTGLCLAQAGEFGFVLLTQIDGLDLIDPTLSQAVLAAMLLSMFCAPFLVEYSDRIAMRFSSNEWLLQSLALTRVAAKSVRNENHVIICGFGRSGQSLARMLDQERIPYIALDLDPDRVKEAAAAGDNVVYGDASRENYLVAAGLSRAKTVVITYADTAASLRVLRQVEHLRPGMTVLVRTRDDADIAKLQAAGATEVVPELIEGSLMIASHVLLIMGVPMRKVVRRITTAREERYSLLRGYFRGAGDDDFGSNESWRLHSITLLPNSQAVGKTLGELHLENEGVSIQAVRRKGRNADYVKLALAPELRLEANDILVISGNSEATDLAEAKLL is encoded by the coding sequence ATGCCGTCAGTCCTTCAATTAACCCTCATTCTCCTGGCCTCTGGTGTGGCTGGAGTGGTTATTTTCCGCTATTTTGGCTTACCCCCTATTTTGGGCTATTTGGCCATTGGCGTATTAATTGGGCCTAATGCCCTGGGTTTGGCAAATGACTCTGCAACCGTGAAGTATTTAGCGGAATTTGGGGTTGTTTTCTTGATGTTCTCGATCGGCTTGGAATTTAATCTTCATAAGCTCCGGTCAATGCGAAATATCGTATTTGGCCTGGGGGGCAGCCAAGTTCTATTGACAATGCTTTTGGCGGTGCCTGCCAGCTTGTTGATGAATTGGATTTACCCCATTTCGTGGCAGGCAGCGATTGCCCTGGGCGGCGCTTTAGCTATGTCCTCGACAGCAATTGTCACAAAACTCATTTCTGATCGATCCGAGCTGGAAACAGAGCACGGTCGTAATGTAGTCGGTATTTTGTTGTTCCAAGATTTGGCGGTCGTTTTCTTATTAATCTTGCTGCCTTCTTTGGGAAAAAATCCTAAGGATCTGTTTGTGGCTCTGACGGCTGCCTCTATCAAAATCACGATTGCATTAGGGCTGATTTTCTTTATCGGCCAGTCACTCATGAGCCGCTGGTTTAGATTGGTTGCCAAGTTACGCTCTCAAGAGTTGTTTATGTTGAACCTCTTGTTAATTGTTCTTGGCATGGCAGCCTTGACTGAACACTTTGGTTTATCTCTTGCTCTAGGTGCATTTCTGGCGGGAATGTTGATTTCTGAAACGCCTTATCGCCATCAAGTGGAGGAGGATATTAAGCCGTTCCGCGACGTTCTCTTGGGACTCTTCTTTGTAACAATTGGCATGCTGCTCGACTTTAATGTCATTCTTGGACAATGGATGCTGGTCTTGGCGCTTTTGCTTGGCCCATTGATATTCAAGTTTGGCTTGATTGCCATACTTTCTAGACTCTTCGGCTCAAGTCCCGGCATATCCATTAGAACGGGCTTATGCCTAGCTCAGGCAGGCGAATTCGGCTTCGTGTTGCTGACCCAAATTGATGGCTTGGATTTAATTGATCCCACGCTAAGTCAGGCTGTACTTGCTGCAATGTTGCTCTCGATGTTTTGCGCACCGTTCTTGGTTGAATACAGCGATCGTATTGCAATGCGCTTCTCTAGTAATGAGTGGTTGCTGCAATCACTTGCATTAACGCGCGTGGCTGCGAAAAGCGTACGCAATGAAAATCACGTCATCATTTGTGGTTTTGGTCGTTCAGGTCAAAGCTTGGCTCGTATGCTTGATCAAGAAAGGATTCCATACATTGCATTAGATCTGGATCCTGATCGCGTGAAAGAGGCGGCTGCTGCTGGCGATAATGTGGTCTATGGCGATGCGAGCCGGGAAAATTATCTAGTTGCTGCTGGGCTTTCGAGGGCAAAGACGGTGGTGATTACCTATGCTGATACTGCCGCCAGTTTACGGGTATTGCGTCAAGTTGAACATTTGCGTCCAGGGATGACTGTATTGGTGCGCACTCGAGATGACGCTGATATTGCTAAGTTACAGGCAGCTGGTGCTACCGAGGTTGTTCCTGAATTAATCGAAGGTAGTCTGATGATTGCTTCCCACGTTTTGCTCATCATGGGCGTGCCGATGCGTAAAGTGGTGCGGCGTATTACGACTGCACGTGAGGAGCGCTATAGCTTGTTAAGAGGCTATTTTCGAGGTGCAGGTGATGATGACTTTGGTTCAAACGAGTCTTGGCGTTTGCATTCCATTACCTTGTTGCCAAATTCTCAAGCGGTTGGCAAAACTCTGGGCGAGCTTCATTTAGAAAATGAAGGAGTAAGCATACAAGCGGTCCGTCGCAAAGGTCGCAACGCCGATTATGTGAAGTTGGCATTAGCCCCAGAATTGCGTCTGGAGGCTAACGATATTTTGGTGATCTCAGGTAATTCAGAAGCAACTGATTTGGCCGAAGCTAAATTACTCTGA
- the ilvA gene encoding threonine ammonia-lyase, biosynthetic: MATNYLKKILSARVYDVARETELQLAPELTKRLGNQVLLKREDNQPVFSFKLRGAYNKMAHLPPEALKRGVIAASAGNHAQGVALSAAKMKCKAVIVMPVTTPSLKIDAVKARGGSWVEIILHGESYSDAFKHSEAIAKKRGLTFVHPFDDPDVIAGQGTIAHEIFTQYEKPIDAVFVAIGGGGLISGIGEYIKAVSPKTKVIGVQASDSDAMNQSLKANKRIEMKDVGLFSDGTAVKLVGKETFRICKKVVDEIITVDTDEICAAISDVFTDTRSILEPAGALAIAGMKKYVEKKRIKKKTLVAVACGANMNFSRLRFVAERADVGEFREAVFAVTIPEERGSFKRFCELLGKRNVTEFNYRIGDQSEAHIFVGISTQKAGDNEVIAKHFRKAKFATIDLTHDELGKSHLRHMVGGHSALAKDELLYRFEFPERPGALMKFLTSMAPNWNISLFHYRNHGADYGRILIGIQVPQNEQKKFQSFLATLGYPHWDESNNPAYRLFLK, encoded by the coding sequence ATGGCAACGAACTATTTAAAGAAAATTTTATCGGCTCGCGTCTATGACGTGGCCAGAGAAACAGAGCTACAGCTGGCCCCCGAACTAACTAAGCGTTTGGGCAACCAAGTGCTACTGAAAAGGGAGGACAACCAGCCGGTTTTCTCCTTCAAACTCCGTGGCGCCTATAACAAAATGGCCCATTTACCCCCAGAAGCCCTCAAACGCGGGGTTATCGCGGCTTCCGCAGGAAATCATGCCCAGGGTGTAGCCCTTTCAGCAGCCAAAATGAAGTGCAAAGCTGTCATCGTTATGCCCGTGACGACTCCCAGTCTCAAAATCGACGCAGTAAAGGCTAGAGGCGGCTCTTGGGTGGAGATCATTCTGCACGGAGAGTCCTATAGCGACGCCTTTAAACATTCAGAAGCGATTGCCAAAAAACGGGGTTTGACCTTTGTGCACCCATTTGACGATCCTGATGTTATCGCTGGGCAAGGTACTATTGCGCATGAAATTTTTACTCAATATGAAAAACCAATTGATGCTGTTTTTGTTGCAATTGGTGGAGGTGGCTTAATTTCTGGCATTGGTGAATATATCAAAGCCGTTAGCCCAAAGACCAAAGTCATTGGCGTGCAAGCCTCAGACTCGGATGCGATGAATCAATCACTCAAAGCAAACAAGCGTATTGAGATGAAAGATGTTGGTTTATTTTCTGATGGCACTGCCGTCAAATTGGTTGGCAAAGAAACTTTCCGCATCTGTAAAAAAGTGGTTGATGAAATCATCACGGTCGACACCGATGAGATCTGTGCAGCTATTAGTGATGTTTTCACGGATACCCGTAGCATCCTTGAGCCCGCTGGAGCCTTAGCTATTGCGGGCATGAAGAAGTATGTAGAAAAGAAACGTATCAAAAAGAAAACGCTTGTAGCCGTTGCCTGTGGTGCCAATATGAATTTCAGCCGCCTGCGCTTTGTGGCAGAGCGTGCAGATGTTGGTGAGTTCCGTGAAGCAGTATTTGCTGTAACTATTCCGGAAGAACGCGGATCCTTTAAGCGTTTTTGTGAACTGCTTGGAAAGCGAAATGTCACCGAATTCAACTATCGCATCGGCGATCAAAGTGAAGCGCATATTTTTGTAGGCATTAGCACGCAAAAAGCTGGTGACAACGAAGTCATTGCGAAACATTTTCGTAAGGCCAAGTTTGCAACCATTGATCTCACGCATGATGAGCTAGGAAAGTCCCACTTGCGCCATATGGTGGGCGGCCATTCTGCCCTTGCCAAAGATGAATTGCTCTACCGTTTTGAATTCCCTGAGCGTCCAGGCGCTTTGATGAAGTTCTTGACTAGCATGGCGCCCAACTGGAATATCAGCTTATTTCATTATCGGAACCATGGCGCTGATTACGGCCGCATCTTAATAGGGATCCAAGTTCCTCAGAATGAACAGAAGAAATTTCAAAGCTTCTTAGCAACTTTGGGCTATCCGCACTGGGACGAGAGCAATAACCCTGCTTATCGTCTGTTTCTGAAATAA
- the queF gene encoding NADPH-dependent 7-cyano-7-deazaguanine reductase QueF (Catalyzes the NADPH-dependent reduction of 7-cyano-7-deazaguanine (preQ0) to 7-aminomethyl-7-deazaguanine (preQ1) in queuosine biosynthesis), translating to MATLALGQSTQYPDQYDPSLLFPIPRAENRKKLGLKEGQTLPFVGVDIWNAFELSWLNKKGKPQIALAEFQIPADSPNMIESKSFKLYLNSLNGARFEDEHEVQERLITDLSAVAGSKITTRINPTESIAKKGMQEMGGILMDRLDIEVDPNLTADPSLLGVNESFGPIEQCLVSHLLKSNCPVTGQPDWASVQIRYQGRPILEEGLLRYLIGFRQLGEFHEHCVETIFTDIKRQCKPEKLSVYARYTRRGGLDINPFRTDHNSPWPENIRHARQ from the coding sequence ATGGCAACGTTAGCTCTTGGACAATCAACACAATACCCAGATCAATATGATCCGAGCTTGCTATTTCCGATTCCAAGGGCTGAGAACAGAAAAAAGCTTGGTCTCAAAGAAGGTCAGACATTACCGTTCGTAGGTGTTGATATTTGGAATGCTTTTGAGCTCAGCTGGCTCAATAAAAAAGGTAAGCCGCAAATTGCATTGGCAGAGTTTCAGATTCCTGCAGACTCGCCAAATATGATTGAGTCTAAGTCTTTCAAGCTTTACCTCAATAGCCTGAACGGCGCACGCTTTGAAGATGAGCATGAAGTTCAGGAAAGACTCATCACTGATTTATCCGCAGTTGCTGGCAGCAAGATCACTACTCGCATAAACCCCACAGAAAGCATTGCTAAAAAAGGTATGCAGGAGATGGGCGGTATTTTGATGGATCGTCTTGATATTGAAGTAGACCCCAACCTGACTGCTGACCCAAGCCTCTTGGGGGTGAATGAGTCTTTTGGTCCAATTGAGCAATGCTTAGTCTCTCACCTCCTCAAATCAAACTGCCCTGTCACAGGTCAACCCGATTGGGCCAGCGTACAAATACGCTATCAAGGCAGACCCATTTTGGAAGAGGGTTTATTGCGCTACCTTATTGGCTTTAGACAATTGGGCGAGTTTCACGAACATTGCGTAGAAACGATCTTTACTGATATCAAACGCCAGTGTAAACCTGAAAAGTTGTCAGTCTATGCCCGCTACACAAGACGCGGTGGCTTAGATATCAACCCGTTCCGCACGGATCACAATTCACCTTGGCCAGAGAATATTCGGCACGCAAGACAGTAA
- a CDS encoding MFS transporter, with the protein MNPSELRSTLALAGIFGLRMLGLFLLLPVFSIHARGLPGGEHALWVGLTLGIFNIVQACFYIPLGRLSDRIGRKPVVLWGLSLFVAGALICAAKDDLLWIAIGRGVMGAGAVSAAISAWVADLTREQVRTRAMALVGGSIALSFALSLVIAAPIYRVISLGGIFIVLAVLGVTAMFVTYYVLPTTKPEVKIQQAPLKEVFFRPELVRLNIGVFVLHATQVAMFLVVPRLLVQAGLPLSSHWEIYLPVVLLSFFFMAPAIIYGEKKQQLRAILLAAIVLLLVAELIFTQANSVMTIAAALLVYFVGFNLLEALQPSLVSRFAKESKGTALGIYNTTQSIGLFSGAVIGGYLMDSHGDLSVFAMGASLLVCWLIIAWSMGEMPTRSADSKDAVTKT; encoded by the coding sequence ATGAATCCTTCTGAACTCCGATCCACTCTGGCCTTAGCGGGCATCTTTGGCCTCCGAATGCTGGGCCTATTCTTGCTTTTGCCTGTCTTTAGCATCCATGCGCGGGGCTTGCCAGGCGGTGAACATGCTCTTTGGGTAGGCCTTACCCTGGGGATCTTCAATATTGTTCAGGCCTGTTTTTATATCCCTTTAGGTCGTTTATCAGATCGAATTGGTCGTAAGCCCGTTGTTCTATGGGGTCTGTCCCTATTTGTGGCTGGTGCCCTGATCTGCGCAGCCAAGGACGATTTACTCTGGATTGCCATTGGGCGTGGGGTGATGGGCGCTGGAGCGGTCTCAGCAGCAATTTCTGCCTGGGTAGCTGATTTAACTCGTGAGCAAGTACGCACTCGGGCAATGGCACTGGTCGGCGGCAGTATTGCTCTCTCATTTGCTTTGTCATTGGTGATCGCTGCGCCGATCTACCGCGTCATTAGTTTGGGCGGAATTTTTATCGTCCTAGCGGTACTTGGTGTAACGGCGATGTTTGTGACTTATTACGTTTTACCGACAACCAAGCCTGAAGTCAAAATTCAACAAGCCCCTCTCAAAGAAGTATTTTTTAGGCCAGAGTTAGTACGCTTAAATATTGGCGTATTTGTTTTGCACGCTACGCAAGTAGCCATGTTCTTGGTTGTGCCGCGTTTATTGGTGCAGGCGGGTTTACCCCTTTCATCTCATTGGGAAATTTATTTACCTGTTGTGCTGCTCTCTTTTTTCTTCATGGCCCCAGCTATTATTTACGGCGAGAAGAAGCAACAGTTAAGAGCGATATTGTTAGCCGCAATTGTTTTATTGCTGGTTGCAGAATTGATCTTTACACAAGCAAATTCAGTAATGACGATCGCAGCTGCATTGCTGGTTTATTTTGTAGGCTTCAATTTACTCGAAGCATTACAGCCCTCACTGGTGTCACGTTTTGCTAAAGAATCTAAGGGCACTGCCTTAGGCATCTACAACACTACTCAATCGATTGGCCTCTTCTCAGGGGCTGTTATTGGTGGTTATTTGATGGATAGCCATGGTGATTTATCGGTCTTTGCCATGGGTGCATCCCTCTTGGTTTGCTGGCTTATAATTGCTTGGTCGATGGGTGAAATGCCAACGAGATCAGCAGACTCCAAGGATGCAGTCACAAAGACATAA
- a CDS encoding 5'-nucleotidase, which translates to MSYTLTGKLVVAISSRALFDFEEENRIFESTDDSAYMKLQLERLSEAAQKGVAFPLVKKLLAFNDEGEQRVEVVILSRNDPVSGLRVFRSAEHHGLHLERGVFTRGRPPYHYLRSLHANLFLSANEDDVRATIDAGFPAARVYPESSKTAESHPNEIRIAFDGDAVLFSDEAEQVFQKKGLEAFVDHESKKVDIPLPPGPFKPLLEALHRLQRSTSENGMRIRTALVTARSAPAHERAIRTLMAWGIDVDEAMFLGGLSKSEFLREFEPDFFFDDQTGHCQSAASVAPTGHVVSGVSNKPKNQN; encoded by the coding sequence ATGTCCTATACGCTCACCGGAAAACTTGTCGTTGCGATTTCATCGCGCGCCTTGTTTGATTTTGAAGAAGAAAATCGCATCTTCGAATCTACTGATGACAGCGCCTATATGAAGTTACAGCTTGAGCGCCTCAGTGAAGCAGCTCAAAAAGGGGTTGCCTTTCCGCTAGTTAAAAAACTGCTCGCATTCAATGATGAAGGCGAGCAGCGCGTAGAGGTAGTAATTCTCTCTCGCAATGATCCTGTTAGTGGCTTGCGAGTCTTCCGATCTGCAGAGCACCATGGTCTGCATCTAGAACGTGGTGTATTTACTAGAGGGCGCCCTCCTTATCACTACCTACGCTCACTGCACGCTAATCTCTTCTTATCTGCCAATGAAGATGATGTGCGGGCGACAATTGACGCTGGCTTCCCCGCAGCACGGGTTTACCCAGAATCTAGTAAGACAGCTGAATCACATCCGAATGAAATTCGCATTGCATTCGACGGAGATGCCGTACTCTTTTCTGATGAAGCCGAACAGGTCTTCCAGAAAAAAGGGCTCGAAGCCTTTGTGGATCACGAGAGCAAGAAGGTCGATATACCCTTGCCTCCAGGTCCTTTTAAACCACTACTTGAGGCGCTTCACAGACTACAACGCTCTACAAGTGAAAACGGTATGCGCATTCGTACTGCATTAGTGACAGCACGTTCTGCACCAGCACATGAGCGTGCGATTCGAACTCTGATGGCATGGGGAATCGATGTCGATGAGGCGATGTTCTTAGGCGGCCTGTCCAAAAGTGAATTCTTAAGAGAGTTCGAGCCAGATTTTTTCTTTGATGATCAAACTGGTCATTGCCAGTCAGCAGCTTCAGTTGCACCAACAGGTCACGTTGTATCTGGCGTCTCTAATAAACCCAAGAATCAAAACTAA
- the ssb gene encoding single-stranded DNA-binding protein: MASVNKVIIVGNVGRDPETRYMPSGDAVTNISVATSDRYKDKQTGEMKETTEWHRVAFFGKLAEIAGQYLKKGSQVYVEGRLRTRKWTDASGQEKYSTEIVAETMQMLGGKPVGGSGDGGESYARSKPVEQSAPASSNAASLGAMDDDIPF, from the coding sequence ATGGCTTCGGTAAATAAGGTCATCATCGTAGGTAATGTAGGACGTGATCCAGAAACGCGTTATATGCCAAGTGGCGACGCCGTTACAAACATTTCAGTAGCAACATCTGATCGCTACAAAGACAAACAAACTGGCGAAATGAAAGAAACCACAGAATGGCATCGCGTTGCATTCTTTGGGAAGCTTGCAGAAATCGCTGGTCAGTACCTCAAAAAAGGTTCACAAGTTTATGTTGAAGGACGTTTGCGCACACGTAAATGGACTGATGCTAGTGGGCAAGAAAAATATTCCACAGAAATCGTTGCAGAAACAATGCAAATGCTTGGTGGCAAGCCAGTAGGTGGAAGCGGTGACGGCGGCGAAAGCTATGCGCGCTCAAAGCCGGTTGAGCAGTCTGCTCCAGCCTCATCTAATGCTGCATCACTCGGTGCAATGGATGACGATATTCCGTTCTAA
- the uvrA gene encoding excinuclease ABC subunit UvrA, which translates to MNNEIKIRGARTHNLKNINLDIPREKLVVLTGLSGSGKSSLAFDTLYAEGQRRYVESLSAYARQFLQLMEKPDVDTIEGLSPAISIEQKATSHNPRSTVGTVTEIHDYLRLLFARAGTPHCPDHDLPLEAQSVSQMVDTVLSMPEDTKLMILAPVVSERKGEFVDLFQDLQAQGFVRFRVRSGGGTTNTAKAEIFEVDQLPTLKKNDKHSIEVVVDRIKVRPDIQQRLAESFETALRLADGKAMIVDMDTGKEMIFSSKFACPVCSYSLQELEPRLFSFNNPMGACPSCDGLGHQSFFDPKRIVAHPDLSLASGAIKGWDRRNQFYFKLLQTLAKHGGFDVERPFETLNKKQQDLILLGSGDVTIPFEYINERGKNSIREHAFEGIVANFERRYRETDSMTVREELSRYQNVQTCPSCNGSRLRKEARFVKVGEKKQSRAIYEISALPLKEAKEYFEALELKGAKREIADKIVKEISARLRFLNDVGLDYLSLERSADTLSGGEAQRIRLASQIGSGLTGVMYVLDEPSIGLHQRDNDRLIGTLKHLRDLGNSVLVVEHDEDMIRASDWVIDIGPGAGVHGGEVVAEGTPAEVEANPKSLTGAYLAGREAIAVPEKRIPANDRFLEIIGARGNNLQSVHAKIPVGLLTCVTGVSGSGKSTLINDTLHHAVAQHLYGSNAEPAAHDAIKGLENFDKVISVDQSPIGRTPRSNPATYTGLFTPIRELFAGVPASRERGYEAGRFSFNVKGGRCDSCEGDGVLKVEMHFLPDVYVPCDVCHGKRYNRETLDIRYKGKNIHEVLSMTIEQAHEFFEAVPVVKRKLKTLLDVGLGYVKLGQSATTLSGGEAQRVKLSLELSKRDTGRTLYILDEPTTGLHFHDIQLLLTVIQTLKKQGNTIVIIEHNLDVIKTADWIIDLGPKGGAGGGQIIATGTPEDVAKNEVSFTGHYLAPLLTRKPVAAKKKK; encoded by the coding sequence ATGAATAACGAAATTAAGATCCGCGGTGCCCGCACCCATAACCTCAAAAACATCAATCTAGACATCCCTAGAGAGAAGCTCGTCGTCCTTACTGGCTTATCCGGCTCAGGCAAAAGCTCATTAGCTTTCGATACGCTGTACGCAGAGGGTCAACGTCGCTACGTTGAATCCCTCTCCGCTTATGCGCGTCAGTTTTTGCAGCTCATGGAAAAACCTGATGTCGATACGATCGAAGGTTTATCACCAGCTATCTCGATTGAGCAGAAGGCAACAAGCCACAACCCACGCTCAACTGTAGGTACTGTTACAGAAATTCATGATTACTTGCGGCTATTATTTGCACGCGCTGGTACACCGCATTGCCCAGACCATGATCTTCCATTAGAAGCACAGAGCGTTTCACAAATGGTCGACACTGTATTGTCAATGCCTGAAGATACGAAGCTCATGATTCTTGCGCCAGTGGTAAGTGAGCGCAAAGGCGAATTTGTCGATCTCTTCCAAGACCTACAGGCACAAGGCTTTGTCCGTTTCCGCGTTCGCTCTGGTGGTGGCACAACGAATACCGCTAAAGCAGAAATATTTGAAGTGGATCAACTGCCCACGCTCAAGAAAAACGATAAGCATTCAATCGAAGTGGTAGTGGATCGCATCAAAGTACGCCCCGATATTCAGCAGCGTCTTGCAGAATCTTTTGAGACAGCCTTACGTCTTGCTGACGGTAAAGCCATGATTGTTGATATGGATACTGGCAAAGAAATGATTTTCTCAAGCAAGTTTGCTTGCCCAGTTTGTTCATACTCCTTGCAGGAACTAGAGCCACGTCTATTCTCCTTTAACAATCCGATGGGCGCTTGTCCTTCATGCGACGGCCTTGGCCACCAATCCTTCTTCGATCCTAAGCGTATCGTTGCGCACCCTGACCTGTCTCTTGCCTCTGGTGCGATTAAAGGCTGGGATCGTCGCAATCAGTTTTATTTCAAACTCCTACAGACCCTTGCCAAGCATGGTGGCTTTGATGTGGAGAGGCCATTTGAAACGCTCAATAAGAAACAACAAGATTTGATTCTATTGGGCTCTGGCGATGTCACTATTCCGTTTGAGTACATCAATGAGCGCGGCAAGAACAGTATTCGTGAGCATGCATTTGAGGGGATCGTTGCAAACTTCGAGAGACGCTATCGCGAAACTGATTCCATGACGGTGCGCGAAGAATTATCTCGTTATCAAAATGTTCAAACCTGCCCATCATGCAATGGCAGCCGTTTACGTAAAGAAGCCCGCTTCGTTAAAGTAGGCGAGAAGAAACAGTCTCGAGCAATCTACGAAATTAGCGCCTTACCACTCAAAGAGGCTAAAGAATATTTTGAAGCACTTGAACTCAAAGGTGCTAAAAGAGAAATTGCCGATAAGATTGTTAAAGAAATTAGTGCGCGCCTACGTTTCCTAAACGACGTGGGTCTTGATTACCTCTCGCTTGAGCGCAGCGCCGACACACTTTCTGGCGGCGAAGCCCAACGTATTCGTCTTGCAAGCCAGATAGGCTCTGGCTTAACAGGCGTGATGTATGTACTCGATGAGCCCTCGATTGGCTTGCATCAACGTGATAATGATCGACTCATTGGCACACTCAAGCACCTGCGTGATTTAGGGAATAGTGTTTTAGTGGTTGAGCATGATGAAGACATGATCCGCGCATCAGACTGGGTTATTGATATTGGGCCTGGTGCAGGAGTGCATGGCGGTGAAGTCGTTGCAGAAGGTACGCCCGCAGAAGTAGAAGCTAATCCGAAATCATTGACAGGCGCCTATCTTGCTGGACGCGAAGCAATCGCCGTTCCAGAAAAGCGTATCCCCGCAAATGATCGATTTTTAGAAATCATTGGAGCGCGTGGAAACAATTTGCAATCAGTACATGCAAAGATTCCTGTTGGACTTCTGACATGCGTTACTGGTGTATCTGGCTCAGGCAAGTCAACCCTCATTAACGACACCTTGCACCATGCGGTTGCACAACATCTATATGGCTCCAATGCAGAACCTGCGGCGCATGATGCCATCAAGGGCTTAGAGAACTTTGACAAAGTCATTAGCGTTGACCAATCACCGATTGGCAGAACACCACGCTCTAACCCTGCTACCTATACAGGCCTGTTTACACCGATTCGCGAACTCTTTGCAGGCGTGCCTGCATCACGTGAACGCGGCTATGAAGCTGGCCGCTTCTCCTTTAACGTCAAAGGTGGTCGCTGTGATTCTTGCGAAGGTGATGGCGTCCTCAAAGTAGAAATGCATTTCTTGCCAGATGTGTACGTACCGTGTGATGTCTGTCATGGCAAACGCTATAACCGCGAAACCTTAGACATTCGATATAAAGGTAAGAACATTCACGAAGTGCTCTCGATGACAATCGAGCAAGCACATGAATTCTTTGAAGCAGTGCCAGTGGTTAAACGCAAACTCAAAACGCTCTTAGATGTCGGTCTGGGTTATGTAAAACTGGGACAAAGTGCGACGACCTTATCTGGCGGTGAAGCGCAGCGTGTCAAGCTTTCTTTAGAGCTCTCTAAGCGTGATACTGGCAGAACACTGTACATCCTAGATGAGCCAACTACTGGCCTGCACTTCCATGATATTCAGCTGTTGTTGACGGTGATTCAAACCCTCAAGAAGCAAGGCAATACGATTGTCATCATTGAGCACAATTTAGATGTCATCAAGACTGCAGATTGGATTATTGACTTAGGCCCCAAAGGTGGCGCTGGTGGTGGTCAAATCATTGCTACTGGAACACCTGAAGATGTTGCCAAGAATGAAGTCAGCTTTACTGGTCACTATTTAGCACCATTACTAACTCGTAAACCAGTAGCAGCCAAGAAAAAGAAATAG